One genomic segment of Tubulanus polymorphus chromosome 4, tnTubPoly1.2, whole genome shotgun sequence includes these proteins:
- the LOC141904533 gene encoding dexamethasone-induced Ras-related protein 1-like, which produces MALVNEAENAPPKNCHRLVIVGSAKVGKTSIVQRFLYNRYDEKYTPTIEDFHRKVYRIRGEPYRLDILDTSGNHPFPAMRRLSLLTGDLFILVFAVDSQESYEEVLRLREQICESKGQTQVGKVKGEKKKVPMVIVGNKMDKDRDKVVDTEEVQTIAESDPCCAFLETSAKKNVNINEIFVKLFMLASLPTEMSPSLHRKVQPNYVSSSGSSGSTRRVTIRRRLSDACGAVAPNVRRPSIRTDLKSLEDKDNISQTSEIKSDSRCVIQ; this is translated from the exons ATGGCACTTGTGAACGAAGCCGAAAATGCCCCGCCAAAAAACTGTCACAGACTGGTAATCGTCGGCTCGGCAAAGGTCGGTAAAACGTCGATCGTTCAGCGCTTTTTGTACAACCGATACGACGAGAAATACACGCCAACAATCGAAGACTTCCACCGTAAGGTTTATCGTATTCGAGGGGAACCGTACCGACTTGACATTCTGGATACATCCGGAAACCATCCATTCCCGGCTATGCGTCGATTGTCATTGCTAACTG GTGATCTTTTTATCCTGGTGTTTGCCGTCGACAGCCAAGAGAGCTACGAAGAGGTTCTACGTCTCCGGGAGCAAATCTGTGAAAGCAAAGGACAAACACAAGTGGGCAAGGTAAAAGGCGAGAAGAAAAAAGTGCCGATGGTTATCGTCGGCAACAAAATGGACAAAGATCGCGACAAGGTCGTCGACACCGAGGAGGTGCAAACGATCGCCGAGAGCGACCCCTGTTGTGCCTTTTTGGAAACATCGGCGAAAAAGAATGtaaacatcaatgaaatattcgtGAAACTGTTCATGTTGGCGAGTTTACCGACGGAGATGAGCCCGTCGCTTCATCGTAAAGTACAGCCGAATTACGTGTCTAGTAGCGGCTCGTCCGGTTCGACGAGACGCGTAACGATCAGACGGCGTTTGAGTGACGCATGCGGCGCCGTCGCGCCTAACGTCAGACGTCCCAGTATACGAACAGATCTGAAATCGTTGGAAGATAAAGATAACATTTCACAAACGAGTGAAATTAAAAGTGATTCGAGATGTGTGATTCAATAG